CCCAATCTTAAAAGAGAGCATATCCCCTGGAGATATTTTTTCAAACCCTACACCGATTTGATGGTGGGTACCACCAATCCCGATGACGATAATGTCAAGCGTCTCGTGATGACCATCAATTCAACCGTTGAAGGTGCTCTGGTCTTCTCCTCAGGTATAAACCTGGGAGTCTTCAAGGCATCGGGATGGCCCGAGGATGTAGCCAACTTTTACAGAATAGAGGACTACAAAGGCTACATATGGCTTGCACACAACCGTTATCCTACCAACACTTCCGGATGGTGGGGCGGTGCTCATCCTTTCAACCTTCTCGATTGGTCGGTCGTTCACAATGGCGAGATAACCTCATATGGTACCAACCGTCGCTATGTGGAAAGTCACGGTTACCAATGTACAATGTCAACAGATACAGAAGTTGTAGCTTATCTGTTTGATCTGATTGGCAGAAGACATGGTCTTCCGTCGGATATGGTGGTAGAAGCTCTTGCTCCTCCTTTCTGGGATGAGATCGACGAAATGCCGGAAAAACAAGAAGAGTTCATGCGTGCACTGCGCCTGACATACGGCCCTGCACTGATGAACGGTCCATTTGCAATAGTAATAGCCACAAAGGATGGAATAGTCGGCTTTACTGACAGGATCAAGCTGCGTCCCCTTGTAGTAGGAGAAAACGATTCAAAACTCTATATCTCCAGTGAAGAGGCAGCTATCCGTATAATGGACCCGGATGTGGAAAGAATTTATATGCCAAGGGCAGGAGAGCCTGTCATCGGGAGGGTTACACAATGAGTCTTGGTAGCGTTCCCCTGAAATACAAGATAAGCATTGATCGTGACCAGTGTATGAAATGTATGCGCTGTGTCGATAACTGTTCATACGGTGTGTACAGGATAGAGGATGATAAGATAATCATCGACTCCCGTAAATGTACAGCATGTCATCGCTGTATCTCCATGTGTCCCAGGGATGCCATAATGCTTCAGGAGAGGCCTGTGGACTATCGCAGCCACCCTCTCTGGACAACAGAGGCACGTGAAGACGTGATAAACCAGGCACGTTCGGGAAAGATAATCCTGTCAGGAATGGGGAATGCAGTTGACTATCCTATTATATTTGACAGGCTTGTACTGGATGCCTGCCAGGTAACCAATCCGAGTATCGATCCTCTGAGAGAGCCAATGGAACTGAGGACCTACATCGGAAAGAAGCCTGAAAAACTTGATTTCACAATGAAGGATGGAGATGTGGAACTCAATACAAAGCTTGCTCCCAATCTCAAGCTCGATACTCCCATTATGATCGGTCACATGAGCTACGGTGCTATCAGTCTGAATGCACAGCTCAGTCTTGCAAAGGCAGTTGCAAAGACCGGCACTTTCATGGGAACCGGTGAGGGAGGTATGCACGAGGCAATCTATCCATATCAGGACCATTCCATAGTCCAGATCGCATCTGGACGTTTCGGTGTTGATATCGACTATCTGGAACGTGGTGCAGCCATTGAGATAAAGGTTGGACAGGGAGCAAAACCAGGTATTGGCGGACACCTTCCAGGAGAGAAGGTCTGTGCCGATGTATCATGCACCCGCATGATACCTCTGGGTTCGGATGCCATAAGTCCTGCTCCTCATCATGATATTTACAGTATAGAGGACCTTGCACAACTGGTACGCAGCCTTAAAGAGGCTACCAATTGGGAGAAACCGGTCTTTGTTAAGATCGCTGCAGTACACAATGTGGCTGCAATTGCCGCAGGTATAGCAAGATCATCTGCCGATGCCGTCGTAATTGATGGTTTCAAGGGAGGTACTGGTGCAGCACCAAAGGTATTCAGGGACAATGTAGGTATTCCAATCGAGGCTGCAATTGCAGCAGTCGACCAGAAGCTCAATGACCAGGGTATCAGGAATGAAGTCTCCATCATAGCCAGTGGCGGACTTCGTAACAGTGCAGATCTGGCAAAATCCATAGCACTCGGTGCGGATGCAGTATACATCGGAACTGCCTCACTTATAGCACTTGGCTGCCGCGTTTGTGGCAGCTGCTATCGTGGACTCTGCCCCTGGGGTATCGCAACCCAGAGGCCGGAACTGGTTGAGCGTATCGACTCTGATGTCGGATCTGAGAACGTTGCAAATCTGATCCGCGGCTGGACACTCGAGCTAAGTGAACTCATGGGAGCAGCAGGTCTGAACAGTATTGAAAGCCTGCGTGGTAACCGTGAACGTCTGCGTGGTTACATGCTTGACGAAGGTCTGCTTGACGTACTGAAAATCGAATCCGTGGGGGCCTGAAAGTGGAACCTGTGGTAATAGATGCTAAGGGTGTGCACTACACCCCTCTGAACAAACAGATCCGTGCTGCCATTGCTTCCGGTGTAAAGGAGATAGTACTCAATAATGTTCTTGGACAGCGTTTCATAGGTAATGGACTGAGAGGCGATGCAAAAATCACCATCAATGGTGTACCCGGTGGGGATCTTGGAATGTTCATGAGCGGTCCCGAGTGTGAGGTATTCGGTGATGCAGAACATGCACCGGGCAATACAATGGATAAGGGTTCACTTGTCATTCACGGAAGTGCCGGTGACGCCGTTGCACACAGCATGCGTGGCGGTAAGGTCTTTGTTGAAGGTAATATCGGCTATCGTGGCGGCATCCACATGAAAGAATACGAGGGAAAGCGCCCGATACTAGTTGTAGGCGGCACGTCCCATGCATTCCTTGGCGAATATATGGCCGGAGGACTCATTCTTGTGCTTGGTATCGGTCATGAGCCAGCGGTCCAGGACCGTGGTATCGGCAGTGGTATACACGGCGGCGAGATTGTCATCCGGGGCGATGTCAGCGACAGGCTGCTCGGTGTAGGAGCCAAGAAGGTTGAATTCACCGGTGAAGACCTCCAGAGACTGACTCCTGTGATAAAAGAGTTCTGTGGAAGGTTCGACATAGACCCGTCTCCTTTCCTGGACACGAACTACTCAAGAATAATTCCTGCAAGCAGCAGACCATTTGCAGGTAAATACACATGGGAGTGATCACAATGGCAGGTAAAAATTATTTAGATCTTAAGGCAGAAATCTGGGATACGGGTAAATGTGCAGCATGTGGTGCCTGTGTGGCCGTATGCCCGGCAGATGCTATCTATTTTGAAATTGGCAGGGATTCCACAAGTCCTCTGAACAGTGGTTACTGTAAGGATGTAAATGACGGAGTACCCTGTGGTGCATGCTATGCAGTATGCCCCAGAATCGACAAAGCACCGTCAGAGGTTCTCGGAGACTATATTGATATCGTATCTGCAAAGGCAGAGATGGAAGTCCCGAAAAAACAGAGCGGTGGTGCTGTGACAGCAATACTCACAAACGCACTCGATGAAGGTATGATCGATGCGGTGGTCACTGTCGTGGAAGATCCCTGGACGCTCAGGCCTTCATCCGCTGTTATCACTTCATCTGAAGTACTTGTTCATCAGGCAGGAAGCCGATACAACTGGTGGGTTCCTCTTGTCGCATCACTCAAGGAAGCCGTCATGAAGCGCAAGTTCACCAACATAGCAGTTGTAGGTGTTCCATGTGTGGTCCAGGCAGTGGAAAAGATGCGGGAAAGTGATCTTGATCTTCTGCGTCCGTTCAGGAAATATATCCGCTTTGTAATGGGACTTTTCTGTACCGAGACATTTGATTACGAGAAACTCGTACAGGACAAACTTATTGCAGAGCGTCAGATCGATCCTCTTGATATTATACACTTTGATGTCAAGGGCAAACTTGAGATCACCCTGAAAGATGGGAACATGACCATCATCTCACTGAAAGACGTTGAGGACTGTGTACGTCCGGGATGTAATATCTGTACGGATCTCACGGCTCTGGATGCTGATGTATCCGCAGGTTCCATTGGCAGCGATAAAGGTTACACGACCCTGATCATACGCAGTGCCGTGGGCAAACAGTTCATAGAGAGTGCTGTGGACAATGGAAAACTGTCAATTGAAAATGATGTGAATCTGGAATCGGTGGAAAAGCTGTCTAAAAAGAAGCTTGGCCGAATGCCGGAGGAATAAACCAAAAACAAATATCACATTTATGGACACGGTACCTATACACTTCCTCTATTCTTCCTAACCATGCAATAGGTATCGTGTCCGGACTTTTTCAATGTTCAAAGCGGTCAGGTACGGCAATGGATGCCTGATATACAAAACCGCTATGAAAGGGATTTTTCAACCTGTCTTAAGGAAAGCTCTTCTCTTATCGAACACAATCTTATATTATTGTTTTGCAGATTTAGCAGGTTCGATCTTCTTCCGGTAATTGAAAGTATTGATGTTCCTGCCTCTGTCGTTCAGGATCACAGAGTATATGCTGTATCCCAGTTTCTCATAGAATCTCATAGCCTTCTTATTACCGGTCCAGGTGCAGAGATATAACTTATCAATGCCTTTTTCAAGTAATTTTCTTTCAAGCTCTGCAAGCAGTATCTCGCCCAGTCCGGCTTTACGATATGCCGGGCGCGTAGCAAAAAAGTTGATGTATGCTCTGTCCCTTCCCTGCCACCCTCTGGTGCAGCCAACCATTGCAAGAAATCCATGAAGTTTATCGGAGTGTTCCGGATTTTTAGTTTGTACGATGAGATAGTTTGCATCAGGGGTTGCAAGAGTGTTCCGGACTCTTTCATAGATCCCTCCTCCCCTCTGTGAGAGGGGAGGGCAGAACTCACTGTCAACAAGTTCTATAAATTGCAGGACCTCACTGAAGTCTTCCTTTGTAGCTTCTCTTATGATGATGTTCTCTTCAGCATCAGAATGTGTTAAGATATCTGCTGACTTCCCATTCATGTACCTGTGTCCTGTATGCATCCCATTCGGCCCTTGCAAGCCTGAGGATGTTGTTATGCACATGTGCACCAAGTTTTTCCCTCATCAATTCGTCCTTTTCCAGATAGTTACAACTCTCATTTATGGTACTGGGCAGAATTTCAATGGACCTTTCTTTTAGTTCTTCAGGCGTAAGGTCGAAGACGTTCTGGTCCATTATCTGGGGAGGCTCTTTCCTGTTCTTTATGCCATCAAGTCCGGCTGCAAGTATGGCAGCAAATGTCAGGTAGGGGTTACAGGAAGGATCAGGGCTTCGAAGTTCTGTTCTCGTACTGTTCCCGCGGGCTGAAGGTATGCGGATAAGTGAGCTGCGGTTGGCTCCTGACCACGTAATGTAAACCGGTGCCTCGTATCCGGGTATGAGCCTCTTGTATGAATTGACAAGCGGGTTTGCAATGCAGGAAATGGCTTTTATGTGCTCGAGGACACCTGCAATAAAATACCTTGCAGTGTCACTGATCTCCATATCGTCTTCAGGGTCATAGAACGCATTTTTACCGTCCTTTGAGAGTGACAGGTTAATGTGCATTCCGGAACCATTCTCGGTGGCAATGGGCTTTGGCATGAAAGTTGCATGCAGTCCGTAGGTCTTTGCGATGGTTCTTGTGACATACCTGAAGGTTACCACGTTGTCGGCTGTTGAAAGAGCATCACCGTACTTGAAATCTATCTCATGCTGCCCAAAGGCCACTTCATGATGAGAGGCTTCAATATCAAAATTAAGATCTGTCAGCGTAAGGACAATATCTCTTCTGATATCCTCTGCAAGATCGGTGGGTGCGAACTCAAAATAGCGTCCGTAATCATTGGGTGTGGTTGTGGCTTTCCCGTCCTCTTTGGCAAAAAGGAAGAACTCAAGTTCTGGTCCCACATTGAACTCGTATCCCATCTCATGCGCTTCTTTCATAACCTTCTTCAGGACATAACGTGGGTCGGCTTCGAACTCTTTTCCGTCGGGCAGGTAAACATCACATATCATCCTGGCAACGACACCTTTATTCTTTCCCCAGGGAAGGATTGCAAAGGTCTTTGTGTCAGGTCTGAGCACCATGTCGGACTCATCGATCCTTACCATTCCTTCGATGGATGATCCGTCAAAGGAAATACCGGTGCTCAGTGCCTTCTCTATCTGTGTCACCGGGATCTCAACATCCTTTACTATTCCCTGTATATCAGTGAACTGTAACCGTATGAATTTGACATTATGTGTTTCGATGGCTTTGATCACATCGTCTTTGTTGTTGATCTTCATTCAATCGCCTTTATACTTCCTCTGATCTCTAAGCAGTCAATACAGAACTGCGATTGAATATTATTTGAAGGTAAAATTATACCTTCTGTAGGAAGGCCTGGTCGTACCTCCCTGTTAAAAAAGATTGGGTTTTGGTTTTTGTAACCTGGAGCATACTGTTTGCAAAAACAGTTTCAAATGAATTTAATACTTACATCTTTCATGTTATTCCTTGCGGAAATATTGATGATAAGCGGTGTGAGTGACTCAAGCATTGCAGAGGCTTCAAGAGGACCCGTATCAAGAGGTCTCATATCCGATATGTCCTCCACAAGTTCGAATACAAGCTTTTTAGAGTATTCAGAGCTTCCGCAAACCCCGATGTCATAATTGAGTTCCAGTTCAAGATTTGCAAGTTTTTTCGCAGGGACTGTATGGAAAGCAGATACAAGTTCTGTTCCTGCAGGCAACATCTTTTCGATTTCCTGCGCCGCACTTCCTGCTTCAGGCATAGTGAAACAGAAATAGTCGGTATTGAACTGGTCACTTGATATTGGCACGGTACGAGGTTTCGCATTTGGGCTTATATAACACAGGTTCTTTTCCATGGGTACGACAACGCTGATAAAGATCTGTTCATCGATAACAGGAGTTATCAGGTCTATCAGGGATTGAAGCCGGTTATACCGGATAGCAATTACAACTATTTCAGCATTCTCTGTTGCTGTCTTATTGTCAGTGCCTGTGATATGAGCCTCATATCCACGGTCTTCAAGTATCTCTTTGTATTCCCCGGCGAATGCTTCAGCTTTCTCAGCATTTCTGGAGCCGATTATTATGTCATGTTTCTGGCCCCAGCGAAGTGCAAACCCTCTGCCTATATTGCCTGTTCCTCCAAGTATCGCTATTCTCATGCCTGTTCTCCATTACGGTCTTGCATTACTATAAGTTTAATCAATGCGCTTGTTGCTTTTATACTTGACCTGTGAGTATTGTGTTAATCCGTGTCATGATATTTATACTATTGCTCATTCTGCATTAATTTAGGCTTCTGCAGGTGTAACCTGTAAGATTCAAATTAAGAGATACAAGAATTTTCCATCAGGACTTACTCTTCGGGATGAGGGCTATACCGTTCTGGAAATATGGTATTACTACAACAATGAATACTTCATAGACCTGGAAAATTATTTGGGAAACGCGCCGGATAACTGGATGAGCATATCTTCCAGTTATTATTGATTTTTTTTACCGTTTTCTCTTTTCTTTGAAACTTGCCATATGTTTATATATTTGTTTCACGTTAAACAATTTAGTTTCACATGAAACTATTCATCAAAGGAGTATCTATGAAACAATCTGAAAGGATTGGTGCTAAGATCGCTTGCATCTTCACGCACAATCACCTCTACATCGAGAATGCCCTGGAATCCTATAATCTAAAGGGCCCAATGTTTGCTTTCTTGCTTGTTCTATCATCTAAGGAGGGCTGTTCTCAGGAAAGCCTGGCAAAGTATCTCAATCTCAGCAAGGCTACCGCGACACGTGCTATCACAGCACTTGAAAAGGAGGGTTACATCTACCGTGAGAGGGATGATGCTGACAGGAGAATATACCGTGTTTTCATCTCAGGTAAGGGTCGTGAACTGCTTCCTGTGATCAATGATGCACTTTACAAGTGGAACCGGATCCTTCTTTCACAGTTTTCGGATGAAGAGGAAGAGACCTTCAGGAAACTCCTTGACAAAGCAAAGGATACACTGATGGAATACGACAAAGAATCGGACCAGAAACACAAATAACAGAATCAGAAGAATCTATGAACAACAAAAGTGAATTTTTAGGCACAGAGGATATAAACAAATTACTGTGGAAACTGTCAACACCTGCCATTATAGGGCTTCTGGTACAGGCATTCTACAACCTCGTGGACACATTATTCGTAGGCAGGGCACTTGGTGAACAGAGCGTACTGGGAATTGCAGGCGTAGCTGTTGCTTTTCCCCTGCAGATGCTTATGATGGCAATATCCATTGGTATAGGTGTGGGTGGTTCTTCGGTAATTTCCCGTATGCTTGGTTCAAAGGATATCAATAAAGCTGAGAA
The window above is part of the Methanolobus zinderi genome. Proteins encoded here:
- a CDS encoding NAD(P)-binding domain-containing protein, which codes for MRIAILGGTGNIGRGFALRWGQKHDIIIGSRNAEKAEAFAGEYKEILEDRGYEAHITGTDNKTATENAEIVVIAIRYNRLQSLIDLITPVIDEQIFISVVVPMEKNLCYISPNAKPRTVPISSDQFNTDYFCFTMPEAGSAAQEIEKMLPAGTELVSAFHTVPAKKLANLELELNYDIGVCGSSEYSKKLVFELVEDISDMRPLDTGPLEASAMLESLTPLIINISARNNMKDVSIKFI
- the glnA gene encoding type I glutamate--ammonia ligase; amino-acid sequence: MKINNKDDVIKAIETHNVKFIRLQFTDIQGIVKDVEIPVTQIEKALSTGISFDGSSIEGMVRIDESDMVLRPDTKTFAILPWGKNKGVVARMICDVYLPDGKEFEADPRYVLKKVMKEAHEMGYEFNVGPELEFFLFAKEDGKATTTPNDYGRYFEFAPTDLAEDIRRDIVLTLTDLNFDIEASHHEVAFGQHEIDFKYGDALSTADNVVTFRYVTRTIAKTYGLHATFMPKPIATENGSGMHINLSLSKDGKNAFYDPEDDMEISDTARYFIAGVLEHIKAISCIANPLVNSYKRLIPGYEAPVYITWSGANRSSLIRIPSARGNSTRTELRSPDPSCNPYLTFAAILAAGLDGIKNRKEPPQIMDQNVFDLTPEELKERSIEILPSTINESCNYLEKDELMREKLGAHVHNNILRLARAEWDAYRTQVHEWEVSRYLNTF
- a CDS encoding MarR family winged helix-turn-helix transcriptional regulator encodes the protein MKQSERIGAKIACIFTHNHLYIENALESYNLKGPMFAFLLVLSSKEGCSQESLAKYLNLSKATATRAITALEKEGYIYRERDDADRRIYRVFISGKGRELLPVINDALYKWNRILLSQFSDEEEETFRKLLDKAKDTLMEYDKESDQKHK
- a CDS encoding class II glutamine amidotransferase, yielding MCGIIGVIDRTMARMDGSSIKKALSLMDERGSGEGAGYVAYGIYPDYSDCYAIHVFFDNLLEPKTNVDRILQKWGRIVYQEEIPTYEQPNLKREHIPWRYFFKPYTDLMVGTTNPDDDNVKRLVMTINSTVEGALVFSSGINLGVFKASGWPEDVANFYRIEDYKGYIWLAHNRYPTNTSGWWGGAHPFNLLDWSVVHNGEITSYGTNRRYVESHGYQCTMSTDTEVVAYLFDLIGRRHGLPSDMVVEALAPPFWDEIDEMPEKQEEFMRALRLTYGPALMNGPFAIVIATKDGIVGFTDRIKLRPLVVGENDSKLYISSEEAAIRIMDPDVERIYMPRAGEPVIGRVTQ
- a CDS encoding GNAT family N-acetyltransferase, with amino-acid sequence MNGKSADILTHSDAEENIIIREATKEDFSEVLQFIELVDSEFCPPLSQRGGGIYERVRNTLATPDANYLIVQTKNPEHSDKLHGFLAMVGCTRGWQGRDRAYINFFATRPAYRKAGLGEILLAELERKLLEKGIDKLYLCTWTGNKKAMRFYEKLGYSIYSVILNDRGRNINTFNYRKKIEPAKSAKQ
- a CDS encoding glutamate synthase-related protein, which gives rise to MSLGSVPLKYKISIDRDQCMKCMRCVDNCSYGVYRIEDDKIIIDSRKCTACHRCISMCPRDAIMLQERPVDYRSHPLWTTEAREDVINQARSGKIILSGMGNAVDYPIIFDRLVLDACQVTNPSIDPLREPMELRTYIGKKPEKLDFTMKDGDVELNTKLAPNLKLDTPIMIGHMSYGAISLNAQLSLAKAVAKTGTFMGTGEGGMHEAIYPYQDHSIVQIASGRFGVDIDYLERGAAIEIKVGQGAKPGIGGHLPGEKVCADVSCTRMIPLGSDAISPAPHHDIYSIEDLAQLVRSLKEATNWEKPVFVKIAAVHNVAAIAAGIARSSADAVVIDGFKGGTGAAPKVFRDNVGIPIEAAIAAVDQKLNDQGIRNEVSIIASGGLRNSADLAKSIALGADAVYIGTASLIALGCRVCGSCYRGLCPWGIATQRPELVERIDSDVGSENVANLIRGWTLELSELMGAAGLNSIESLRGNRERLRGYMLDEGLLDVLKIESVGA
- a CDS encoding Coenzyme F420 hydrogenase/dehydrogenase, beta subunit C-terminal domain is translated as MGVITMAGKNYLDLKAEIWDTGKCAACGACVAVCPADAIYFEIGRDSTSPLNSGYCKDVNDGVPCGACYAVCPRIDKAPSEVLGDYIDIVSAKAEMEVPKKQSGGAVTAILTNALDEGMIDAVVTVVEDPWTLRPSSAVITSSEVLVHQAGSRYNWWVPLVASLKEAVMKRKFTNIAVVGVPCVVQAVEKMRESDLDLLRPFRKYIRFVMGLFCTETFDYEKLVQDKLIAERQIDPLDIIHFDVKGKLEITLKDGNMTIISLKDVEDCVRPGCNICTDLTALDADVSAGSIGSDKGYTTLIIRSAVGKQFIESAVDNGKLSIENDVNLESVEKLSKKKLGRMPEE